The genomic region GACTTGCCCTGCAAGACGAGTGACAAAGCGAAATGTGTCGAAGGCCAAGCGAGAGTTGCGAAGCAATCTCGAAGCGCAGCGTCAGAGCCGATAGTTAGACGATGGCCATTGCTAATAAATAGTGCAATTACCCTTAAGTGTATAGTCATTAATGTCTTTAATCAAAAATGGATTTCTATATAGGACTATTCCCTTTGCTATTGTATTCTGTGGAATAGCTATTCCATTATTCTTGATTGCGTCATTGAACGATAAGGTTGAAGTAAAATTGAAATTCGAAAAATGAGGCCCTTTCAATTTTGAAGAATACCTTTTTTCAAAGTTCTTTAAATCGTCTATTCTCTCGCATTTACCTTGCAAACATGCAAATAGAGCAACATATGCATACACTACCACACCGACAGTTATCGCAGAAATTGCCATAAAATTGTAAAAGTTTTTTGTTGTTCCTTTCCAATTAAAACATTTTATCTTATCAGGATATTCATTCTCTAATAACGGAACAATTTTAGTATCTTTCCAATTTAATTTTAGGCTGTTAAACGAAAATATTTTGTTAACATCAGTATCATTTTCAATTACTACTAGTCCGACCAAATAATCTTGAGATAAATGCAAAACGGCAGAATTTTGATTATCAACCGAGAAATTTAATAATAATGCATCTATAAAATTTGAATTAGCTTTAGTAAGAAACATATAACCGTGAAGCTGATTATCAGAGAGCTCAAAGACTTCTAAAACATTTAAATCCTTGTAACTGATATTTTTATTTGAATCAAAACTAACTATCTGTTCATTTTGATCAGGAGACACACACGAACCGATAAAGATTATTATACAAAAAATTACTTTTTTCATTTAAATAAAATCATTGCAATGGCTTTCGCCTAACGACCAAGGCTTGACGACGTTTCGCGAGTGCGTAAGCACTTGGCACGAGACTTGCCCCTGCAAGGCGAGTGACAAAGCGAAATGTGGCGTAGCCCGAGCGAGAGTTGCGTAGCAATCTCGAAGCGAAGCGTCAGAGCCGAAAGTTAGCCGACGTGCTTGCCCTTACTTGAATAGATTTCTTTCTTATCTAATACTTTAAGTATCTTTTTATCTAATGTCCAAAGCTGAAGTTTCTTACTTCTAACTTCATTAATAAGAACTGAATCAATTAATCCAATCCCTTTATCAATATGCTTGTTTTCAAATGAAAGCTTGCCTGCCGACAAAAAACTACCGTCTGAAATTAAGGTATTTAGATTTTCCCAATACTCTAAAATAAAAGATACTTCGTTCTTATTTTTACATCCTTGGAGTAACTCACCAAAGACAACTTCATGAACTATCACTTCTGATGATTCTATTAACTCTTTCAGGTCACTGAAATAAGGGTCATTTCCTCGGAAGAATTCAATCCAAACAGACGTATCTACAAGAATCATCTGTTACGATTCAGATTACGGATATTTTCCCCAGAAAAGCCTTCCTGGAACGAAAGTGGCGATTTATGTAGCTTAGCATTCAAATTCCTTATTTTAGCCTGTTTTAACCACTCTGAGAGTGCCTTCTGAAGAGAATCAGTTATGTTCTTACCTCCAGAATACTTTTGGACCTCAGCTATTAAATCGTCTGGTAATATCGCAGTCACTTTCATACGATACAATATACGATGCCGGTTCGTATTTTCAAGCTTTTAATAGGAAATTTTCAAAATTATGGATTCTTACTTCCCTATTACTTAATTCTCATATGAATCAAAATTTCGGGCAAGCATGTTCGGCTAACGACCAAGGTGTTCCGACGTTTGCGATGGCGCGAGTTTGCTTATGCAAACGAAGTGACAGAAGCAAATGTGGCGTAGCCCGAGCGAGTGAGTCGCGAAGCGATCTCCGAGCGTAGCGGAAGCACCGAAAGTTAGACGACGGACTCCTTATATTGAAGCCAAAGTCTTGCGTAATCAACCAGTTGCTTGCATAATTTATCCAATGATTCTATGGAAGAAATCCAATAGATAGTTGGAGCTTCAGTAATAATTCCAGAAAAGGACCGATAAATCTTATCTTGCTGAAAATAGTCTCTAACATCTTTATTATCATAGACGCCGATTGCATTAATCCGTTGAGTTTCAGCTACAGCTTGATTCTTTAGATCATTATCAATACGCATGAAAAATGGTATGATTTCTTCCTTCGTGACTAAGCTTTCGATAGAAGAAGTTTTCATTTGCTCAAGAGTAACTTCATCTTTAATTTTCAATAACTCTGCATTTGTTAAAATAATCAT from Leptospira selangorensis harbors:
- a CDS encoding PIN domain-containing protein — translated: MILVDTSVWIEFFRGNDPYFSDLKELIESSEVIVHEVVFGELLQGCKNKNEVSFILEYWENLNTLISDGSFLSAGKLSFENKHIDKGIGLIDSVLINEVRSKKLQLWTLDKKILKVLDKKEIYSSKGKHVG
- a CDS encoding DUF2191 domain-containing protein, yielding MKVTAILPDDLIAEVQKYSGGKNITDSLQKALSEWLKQAKIRNLNAKLHKSPLSFQEGFSGENIRNLNRNR